One stretch of Priestia megaterium DNA includes these proteins:
- a CDS encoding glutathione peroxidase, producing MSVYEYSAKTIKDEDVSLSNYQGDVLLIVNTASKCGFTPQYKDLQALYEEEKENGLTVLGFPCNQFGGQEPGSSNDIEQFCELNYGVSFPMFAKVDVKGEHAHPLFTYLTEQAPGLLGSKGIKWNFTKFLVNRQGEVVKRYAPQTAPKDTQKDIKELL from the coding sequence ATGAGCGTGTATGAATACTCTGCAAAAACAATTAAAGACGAAGACGTATCGCTATCTAACTATCAAGGTGACGTGCTGTTGATTGTGAATACAGCTAGCAAATGCGGCTTCACCCCTCAATATAAAGATTTGCAGGCGCTGTACGAAGAAGAAAAAGAAAACGGCCTAACGGTTCTAGGTTTTCCTTGTAATCAGTTCGGTGGTCAAGAGCCAGGAAGTTCAAATGATATTGAACAATTTTGCGAGTTAAACTATGGCGTTTCGTTTCCGATGTTTGCAAAAGTAGATGTAAAAGGGGAGCATGCACACCCGTTATTTACATACTTAACAGAACAAGCACCGGGTCTACTAGGTTCCAAAGGGATAAAGTGGAATTTCACAAAGTTTTTAGTGAATCGTCAAGGTGAAGTCGTGAAGCGATATGCACCTCAAACTGCACCAAAAGATACTCAAAAAGATATAAAAGAATTGCTGTAA